A section of the Eublepharis macularius isolate TG4126 chromosome 1, MPM_Emac_v1.0, whole genome shotgun sequence genome encodes:
- the WDR74 gene encoding WD repeat-containing protein 74 — MASPARGCHVWVGSETGILKGINLQKKQATNYKLGDTVLNRHEAVTAMCWGDPYESEIFVGCFDGSVKLFSTEKGKFTESRDCREGEGPFCGLAVLDSSLITCVQSGLLKVWRDTSSENVEIQVGAGVCRMRQNPEQLHRVATGGKENCLKVWDLHQPQEPIFRAKNLRHDWLDLRVPVWDRDMQFLPGSEKIVTCTGHHQVRLYDPSSPQRRPVLEATFGEYPLTALSLTSDGNAVVVGSSHGDVAVIDLRQGRLVKCLKGLAGSVRAIQCHPVLPLVASCGLDRFLRVHNLHHKRLEHKVYLKSRLNCLLLTSREKWEDEGFDSSADLQSDVKEEEEDDEIWNSMEVVATKRKAELQPCTESDLQKDKRLKKQKKLKKAKS, encoded by the exons ATGGCGTCTCCTGCGCGGGGTTGCCACGTGTGGGTGGGATCCGAGACGGGCATCTTGAAAG GCATCAACCTGCAGAAGAAACAGGCTACAAACTATAAGTTGGGGGATACAGTGCTTAATCGACATGAAGCTGTTACCGCCATGTGTTGGGGAGATCCTTATGAGTCTGAG ATCTTTGTGGGATGTTTTGACGGATCAGTCAAGTTATTTAGCACTGAGAAGGGCAAGTTTACTGAGTCACGGGACTGTCGAGAAGGCGAGGGACCTTTCTGTGGCCTGGCTGTGCTTGATAG CTCCCTCATCACGTGTGTGCAGTCTGGGTTGCTGAAGGTTTGGCGGGACACCTCATCGGAAAAT GTGGAGATCCAGGTGGGTGCTGGCGTGTGCCGCATGCGCCAGAACCCTGAACAGTTGCACCGTGTGGCCACTGGTGGGAAGGAGAACTGCCTGAAGGTGTGGGATCTGCACCAGCCACAGGAGCCTATCTTCAGAGCCAAAAAC TTGCGGCATGATTGGCTCGATTTGAGAGTGCCCGTCTGGGACCGGGACATGCAGTTCCTGCCTGGATCTGAGAAAATCGTTACTTGCACTGGACATCATCAG GTCCGCCTCTATGACCCAAGCTCCCCGCAGCGCCGCCCAGTGTTGGAGGCCACCTTTGGCGAGTACCCACTCACGGCCCTCTCGTTGACTTCTGATGGAAA TGCTGTAGTTGTGGGCAGCTCGCACGGGGACGTGGCAGTCATAGATCTGCGGCAAG GGCGGCTGGTGAAATGCCTCAAGGGCCTTGCTGGGAGCGTCCGTGCCATCCAGTGTCACCCTGTGCTTCCACTGGTAGCCTCCTGTGGGCTGGACCGCTTCCTTCGTGTGCACAACCTTCACCATAAGCGCTTGGAGCATAAG GTCTATCTGAAATCTCGATTGAACTGCCTTCTCCTGACCAGCCGAGAGAAGTGGGAG GATGAGGGCTTCGACTCTTCAGCTGATCTCCAAAGtgatgtgaaggaggaggaagaagacgaCGAAATCTGGAACTCCATGGAAGTGGTGGCCACCAAGCGGAAAGCAGAGCTGCAGCCATGCACTGAGTCAGATCTCCAGAAGGACAAGCGCTTGAAAAAGCAGAAGAAATTGAAAAAAGCAAAATCCTGA
- the LOC129336465 gene encoding uncharacterized protein LOC129336465 produces the protein MGHRWLCLFALVAAAPSYVGGDVSVTEVPVARQWAPCPQDENPEPQEGHLPVPKFSTCMLRCAAQAMLGIVRTKPSTSLKLNEGREGEDHEFCWMLHLRCQKGEKLTKAFVLLNLQQPPEGDQPPPFRLLLTAPPSLRQHVQARHGSRSARLLSGEACGMRFDVTESFRSAEGGQNAEMCVRAVCSAQDICSSLSSALRCPPFLATLWRSVPRPDG, from the exons ATGGGTCACCGGTGGCTGTGCCTGTTTGCTCTAGTAGCAGCTGCTCCCAGCTACGTGGGAGGTGATGTGTCTGTGACAGAGGTGCCTGTTGCCCGTCAGTGGGCACCGTGCCCACAAGACGAGAACCCAGAGCCACAGGAAGGACACCTGCCCGTGCCCAAATTCAGCACTTGCATGCTCCGTTGCGCCGCCCAAGCCATGCTCGGAATAGTCCGCACCAAGCCCAGCACCTCGCTGAAACTCAACGAAGGCAGGGAAG GTGAAGACCATGAGTTTTGCTGGATGCTGCATCTCCGCTGCCAGAAGGGAGAGAAGCTCACCAAGGCCTTTGTACTGCTAAACTTGCAGCAGCCTCCAGAGGGGGAtcagccacctcccttcaggctGCTGCTCACTGCCCCTCCATCACTACGGCAGCATGTGCAAGCTCGCCACGGGAGCCGCTCAGCGAGGCTGCTTTCTGGGGAAGCCTGTGGCATGCGCTTTGACGTGACTGAGTCCTTCCGTAGTGCTGAAGGCGGGCAGAACGCCGAGATGTGTGTCAGGGCCGTGTGTTCAGCACAAGATATTTGCAGCAGCTTGTCATCGGCGCTACGGTGCCCACCTTTCCTGGCTACATTGTGGCGCAGTGTACCTCGGCCTGATGGCTAG